Proteins from a genomic interval of Pseudomonas anuradhapurensis:
- a CDS encoding DeoR/GlpR family DNA-binding transcription regulator has product MSKRNTPQRRHNILALLSEQGEVSVDALAKRFATSEVTIRKDLAALETNGLLLRRYGGAVPVPHELLAEPAQPVSSYKKAIARAAVGRIREHARIIIDSGSTTAAMIPELGRQPGLVVMTNSLNVARAICDLEHEPVLLMTGGTWDPHSESFQGQVAEQVLRSYDFDQLFIGADGIDLGRGTTTFNELLGLSRVMAEVAREVIVMVESDKVGRKIPNLELPWGSVHTLITDERLPAAAREQIQARGINLICAAISQEQ; this is encoded by the coding sequence ATGTCGAAACGAAACACACCACAACGGCGGCATAACATCCTGGCATTGCTCAGCGAGCAGGGCGAGGTGAGTGTGGACGCGTTGGCCAAGCGTTTCGCCACCTCGGAAGTGACCATTCGCAAGGATCTGGCCGCCCTCGAAACCAACGGCCTCCTGTTACGCCGTTATGGTGGCGCAGTCCCGGTGCCGCACGAGCTGCTCGCTGAACCCGCCCAGCCCGTATCTTCCTATAAAAAGGCCATTGCACGTGCCGCCGTCGGCCGTATTCGTGAACATGCACGCATCATCATCGACAGTGGCAGCACCACGGCGGCGATGATCCCTGAACTGGGGCGCCAGCCTGGCCTGGTGGTGATGACCAATTCGCTGAACGTCGCCCGCGCCATCTGCGACCTCGAACATGAGCCGGTGCTGCTGATGACGGGCGGTACCTGGGACCCCCATTCCGAATCGTTCCAGGGCCAGGTGGCCGAGCAGGTATTGCGTTCCTATGATTTCGACCAGCTGTTCATCGGTGCCGATGGCATCGATCTCGGCCGGGGTACCACCACCTTCAACGAGCTGCTCGGGCTGAGCCGAGTCATGGCCGAAGTCGCCCGAGAAGTGATCGTGATGGTCGAGTCGGACAAGGTCGGGCGCAAGATCCCCAACCTTGAGCTGCCCTGGGGCAGCGTGCACACCCTTATTACTGATGAGCGCCTGCCCGCAGCGGCACGCGAACAAATTCAAGCCCGCGGCATCAACCTGATCTGCGCCGCGATCAGCCAGGAGCAATAA
- the glmU gene encoding bifunctional UDP-N-acetylglucosamine diphosphorylase/glucosamine-1-phosphate N-acetyltransferase GlmU, with protein MSLDIVILAAGQGTRMRSALPKVLHPVAGNSMLGHVIHSARQLQPQGIHVVIGHGAELVRERLAADDLNFVMQDKQLGTGHAVAQALPALTADTVLVLYGDVPLIEVETLQRLLAKANSQQLGLLTVTLDDPTGYGRIVRDEQGKVTAIVEHKDANDAQKAIKEGNTGILALPAARLADWMGRLSNNNAQGEYYLTDIIAMAVADGLVVATEQPHDPMEVQGANDRRQLSELERHYQLREGRRLMAQGVTLRDPARFDVRGEVTVGRDVLIDINVILEGKVVIEDDVQIGPNCVIKNTTLRKGAVVKANSHLEGAVMGEGSDAGPFARLRPGSVLEAKAHVGNFVELKNAHLGEGAKAGHLTYLGDAEIGARTNIGAGTITCNYDGANKFKTVMGEDVFIGSNNSLVAPVDIQAGATTAAGSTITQTVEAGDLAVARARQRNIAGWKRPEKIKKN; from the coding sequence ATGTCACTCGATATCGTTATTCTCGCTGCCGGCCAAGGTACCCGCATGCGCTCGGCGCTGCCCAAGGTGCTGCATCCGGTAGCCGGCAATTCCATGCTCGGGCATGTTATCCACAGCGCGCGCCAGCTTCAGCCGCAAGGTATTCACGTGGTCATTGGCCATGGTGCCGAGCTGGTACGCGAGCGCCTGGCCGCCGACGACCTGAACTTCGTCATGCAGGACAAGCAACTGGGCACCGGCCATGCAGTTGCCCAGGCGTTGCCGGCCTTGACTGCCGACACCGTGCTGGTGCTGTACGGCGACGTGCCTTTGATTGAAGTGGAGACGCTGCAGCGCCTGCTGGCCAAGGCCAACTCCCAGCAGCTGGGCCTGCTCACGGTAACCCTCGACGACCCGACCGGCTATGGCCGCATCGTGCGTGACGAGCAGGGCAAGGTGACCGCTATCGTTGAGCACAAGGACGCCAACGATGCGCAGAAAGCGATCAAGGAAGGCAACACAGGCATTCTTGCCCTGCCAGCCGCACGCTTGGCTGACTGGATGGGTCGCCTGTCGAACAACAATGCCCAAGGCGAGTATTACCTGACCGATATCATCGCCATGGCGGTGGCCGACGGCCTGGTAGTGGCTACCGAGCAGCCACACGACCCTATGGAAGTGCAAGGCGCCAATGACCGTCGCCAGCTGTCCGAACTGGAACGTCACTACCAGCTGCGCGAAGGCCGCCGCCTGATGGCCCAGGGCGTGACCCTGCGCGATCCGGCACGCTTCGATGTTCGCGGTGAAGTGACCGTCGGCCGTGACGTGCTGATCGACATCAACGTAATTCTCGAAGGCAAGGTTGTCATCGAGGACGACGTCCAGATCGGCCCGAACTGCGTGATCAAGAACACCACCCTGCGCAAGGGCGCGGTGGTCAAAGCCAACAGCCACCTCGAAGGCGCCGTGATGGGTGAGGGCAGCGATGCCGGCCCGTTCGCCCGCCTGCGCCCGGGCAGCGTGCTGGAGGCCAAGGCCCATGTGGGTAACTTTGTCGAACTGAAGAACGCGCACCTGGGGGAGGGGGCCAAGGCTGGCCACCTGACCTACCTGGGCGATGCGGAGATTGGCGCACGCACCAACATCGGTGCCGGTACCATCACTTGCAACTACGATGGCGCCAACAAGTTCAAGACCGTGATGGGCGAAGATGTCTTCATCGGCTCGAACAATTCGCTGGTTGCCCCTGTGGATATCCAAGCGGGTGCGACCACTGCAGCTGGTTCGACCATCACCCAGACCGTCGAGGCTGGCGACCTGGCGGTAGCACGAGCCCGCCAACGCAACATCGCGGGCTGGAAGCGGCCGGAGAAGATCAAGAAGAACTGA
- a CDS encoding F0F1 ATP synthase subunit epsilon: protein MAMTVHCDIVSAEGEIFSGLVEMVVAHGNLGDLGIAPGHAPLITNLKPGPITLTKQGGEREVFYISGGFLEVQPNMVKVLADTVQRAADLDEASAQDAVKAAEKALHEKGADFDYSAASARLAEAAAQLRTVQQIRKKFGG, encoded by the coding sequence ATGGCTATGACAGTCCATTGCGATATCGTCAGCGCGGAAGGAGAAATCTTCTCCGGTCTGGTCGAGATGGTGGTTGCGCACGGCAACCTGGGCGATCTGGGTATCGCTCCGGGCCACGCGCCGCTGATCACCAATCTGAAGCCAGGTCCGATTACGCTGACCAAGCAGGGCGGCGAGCGCGAGGTGTTCTACATCTCTGGCGGCTTCCTGGAAGTGCAGCCGAACATGGTCAAGGTACTCGCCGACACCGTGCAACGTGCAGCCGACCTGGACGAAGCCTCCGCTCAGGATGCCGTCAAGGCAGCTGAGAAGGCCCTGCATGAGAAAGGCGCGGATTTCGACTACAGTGCCGCATCCGCACGTCTGGCCGAGGCCGCAGCCCAGCTGCGTACCGTCCAGCAGATCCGCAAGAAGTTCGGCGGTTAA
- the atpD gene encoding F0F1 ATP synthase subunit beta, which translates to MSSGRIVQIIGAVIDVEFPRDVVPSVYNALKVQGADTTLEVQQQLGDGVVRTIAMGSTEGLKRGLDVVDTGAAISVPVGKATLGRIMDVLGNPIDEAGPIGEEERRGIHQKAPSFADQAGGNDLLETGIKVIDLVCPFAKGGKVGLFGGAGVGKTVNMMELIRNIAIEHSGYSVFAGVGERTREGNDFYHEMKDSNVLDKVALVYGQMNEPPGNRLRVALTGLTMAEKFRDEGNDVLLFVDNIYRYTLAGTEVSALLGRMPSAVGYQPTLAEEMGVLQERITSTKEGSITSIQAVYVPADDLTDPSPATTFAHLDATVVLSRDIASLGIYPAVDPLDSTSRQLDPNVIGNEHYETARQVQYVLQRYKELKDIIAILGMDELSEADKQLVARARKIQRFLSQPFFVAEVFTGSPGKYVSLKDTIAGFSGILKGDYDHLPEQAFYMVGSIDEAIEKAKKL; encoded by the coding sequence ATGAGTAGCGGACGTATCGTTCAAATCATCGGCGCCGTCATCGACGTGGAATTCCCACGTGACGTCGTGCCGAGTGTTTACAACGCGCTGAAAGTACAAGGCGCGGACACCACCCTGGAAGTTCAGCAGCAGCTGGGCGACGGCGTGGTTCGTACCATTGCGATGGGCTCGACCGAAGGCCTGAAGCGCGGTCTGGATGTCGTCGACACCGGCGCTGCCATCTCCGTTCCTGTTGGTAAGGCCACCCTGGGCCGTATCATGGACGTTCTGGGCAACCCGATTGACGAAGCTGGCCCGATCGGCGAAGAAGAGCGTCGTGGTATCCACCAGAAGGCGCCTTCCTTCGCTGACCAGGCAGGCGGCAACGACCTGCTGGAAACCGGCATCAAGGTTATCGACCTGGTTTGCCCGTTCGCCAAGGGTGGTAAGGTTGGTCTGTTCGGTGGTGCCGGCGTCGGCAAGACCGTTAACATGATGGAACTGATCCGTAACATCGCCATCGAGCACAGCGGTTATTCCGTGTTCGCTGGTGTGGGTGAGCGTACTCGTGAGGGTAACGACTTCTACCACGAGATGAAGGACTCCAACGTTCTCGACAAGGTAGCACTGGTCTACGGTCAGATGAACGAGCCACCAGGAAACCGTCTGCGCGTAGCGCTGACCGGCCTGACCATGGCTGAGAAGTTCCGTGACGAAGGTAACGACGTTCTGCTGTTCGTCGACAACATCTACCGTTACACCCTGGCCGGTACCGAAGTATCCGCACTGCTGGGCCGTATGCCTTCCGCAGTAGGTTACCAGCCGACCCTGGCCGAAGAGATGGGCGTTCTGCAAGAGCGTATTACTTCGACCAAAGAAGGTTCGATCACCTCGATCCAGGCCGTATACGTACCTGCGGACGACCTGACCGACCCGTCGCCAGCCACCACCTTCGCCCACCTGGACGCCACCGTCGTTCTGTCCCGTGACATCGCTTCCCTGGGTATCTACCCAGCGGTTGACCCACTGGACTCGACTTCGCGCCAGCTGGACCCGAACGTGATCGGCAACGAGCACTACGAAACTGCCCGCCAGGTTCAGTATGTTCTGCAGCGCTACAAAGAGCTGAAAGACATCATCGCGATCCTGGGTATGGACGAACTGTCCGAAGCCGACAAGCAACTGGTAGCCCGCGCTCGTAAGATCCAGCGCTTCCTGTCGCAGCCGTTCTTCGTGGCCGAAGTCTTCACCGGTTCGCCAGGCAAGTACGTTTCCCTGAAAGACACCATCGCTGGCTTCAGCGGTATCCTCAAAGGTGACTACGACCACCTGCCAGAACAAGCGTTCTACATGGTCGGCAGCATCGACGAAGCGATCGAGAAAGCCAAGAAACTGTAA
- the atpG gene encoding F0F1 ATP synthase subunit gamma translates to MAGAKEIRSKIASIKSTQKITSAMEKVAVSKMRKAQLRMAASRPYAERIRQVIGHLANANPEYRHPFMIERPVKRAGYIVVSSDRGLCGGLNTNLFKALVKDMNENREQGVEIDLCVIGSKGAAFFRSFGGNVVAAISHLGEEPSINDLIGSVKVMLDAYLDGRIDRLSVVSNKFINTMTQKPTVEQLVPLVATPDQDLKHHWDYLYEPDAKELLDGLMVRYVESQVYQAVVENNAAEQAARMIAMKNATDNAGDLISELQLIYNKARQAAITQEISEIVGGAAAV, encoded by the coding sequence ATGGCAGGCGCAAAAGAGATTCGCAGTAAGATTGCGAGCATCAAAAGCACGCAAAAAATTACCAGCGCCATGGAAAAAGTGGCGGTCAGCAAAATGCGCAAGGCACAACTGCGCATGGCTGCTAGCCGTCCTTATGCGGAGCGTATCCGCCAGGTGATCGGTCATCTGGCCAACGCCAACCCGGAGTACCGCCACCCGTTCATGATCGAGCGCCCTGTAAAGCGCGCCGGTTATATCGTGGTGAGCAGTGACCGTGGTCTGTGCGGCGGCTTGAACACCAACCTGTTCAAGGCCCTGGTCAAGGACATGAACGAAAACCGCGAACAGGGCGTTGAAATCGACCTGTGCGTGATCGGCAGCAAGGGTGCGGCATTCTTCCGCAGCTTTGGCGGTAACGTCGTAGCCGCGATCAGCCACTTGGGCGAAGAGCCATCGATCAACGACCTGATCGGCTCCGTCAAAGTGATGCTGGACGCCTACCTGGACGGCCGCATCGATCGCCTCTCGGTGGTTTCGAACAAGTTCATCAACACCATGACCCAAAAACCGACGGTCGAGCAATTGGTACCGTTGGTGGCAACCCCGGATCAGGATCTCAAGCATCACTGGGACTACCTGTACGAACCCGACGCAAAAGAGCTGCTGGACGGCTTGATGGTGCGTTACGTGGAGTCGCAGGTGTACCAGGCGGTGGTCGAGAACAACGCTGCTGAACAAGCGGCCCGGATGATCGCCATGAAGAACGCCACAGACAACGCCGGTGATTTGATCAGCGAACTCCAGCTGATCTACAACAAGGCGCGTCAGGCTGCGATCACCCAGGAGATCTCGGAAATCGTCGGCGGCGCTGCCGCGGTTTAA